In the genome of Enterococcus sp. DIV2402, the window GTGGAGATGGTTTTTTATATAAAATGATCCGTATTATGGTAGGTACGCTTTTGAAAATTGGCAATGATCGAATGCCAGCTGATAGTATTCCTGCAATTATTGCAGGAAAAGATCGTAATTTAGCTGGTCCAACAGCGCATCCAGAAGGACTTTATTTAAAAGAAGTACGTTATTAAAAAGGGCTCAGAAATCAATAATGATTTCTGAACCCTTTTTTTGTTTAATAAAGTTCTAAATATTGTTCTCTTTCCCATTCTGAAACAGATTGTTTGTAGGCATCCCATTCAAAACGTTTTGAAACTAAGAAATTATTGAAAATATGATCACCTAAGGCATCTTTAATAACGTCATCTTTACGTAATTCTTTTAAAGCATTGTGTAAAGTTGAAGGTAAGTCAGAAATTTTAGCTGCTGCGCGTTCGTCTTCATTCATGACATAGATGTTGCTGTTAACCGCTGGAGTTGGCGTTAGTTCTTGTTTTATACCATCTAGTCCAGCTTGTAGTAAAGCTGCCATTGCTAAATATGGGTTAGCAGAAGGGTCTACAGAACGTAATTCTAAACGTGTAGATAGACCACGTGATTCTGGTACACGAATTAATGGTGAACGGTTTCTACCTGACCATGCAACATAAACGGGTGCTTCATATCCTGGAACTAAACGTTTGTAAGAGTTCACTGTTGGGTTACAAATGGCAGTATAGGCACGGGCATGTTCTAATAAACCAGCAAGGAAATGATAGGCAGTAGCACTTAGCTCCATCTCGTTTTCTGGATCATAGAAGGCATTTTCCTCGCCTTTAAATAATGACATGTTACAGTGCATCCCAGAGCCATTAATGCCGTATAAAGGTTTTGGCATAAAGGTTGCGTGTAGTCCGTGTTTTCTAGCAATCGTTTTAACCACTAGTTTAAATGTTTGAATGTTATCGCAAGCTTCTAAAACATTTGCGTATTTAAAGTCAATTTCGTGTTGTCCGGGAGCTACTTCATGGTGGGAGGCTTCTACTTCAAAACCTAAACTTTCTAATTCTAATACAATATCACGACGGCAGTTTTCGCCTAAATCGGTCGGAGCAAAATCAAAATAACCGCCTTGGTCGTTTAAATCTGTCGTAATTTCGCCATGTTCATCTAATTTAAATAAGAAAAATTCTGGTTCAGGACCTAAGTTAAAGGAAGTGAAACCAAGAGCTTCCATATCTGCAAGTGCACGTTTTAAATTGCCACGGGGATCTCCAGCAAATGGTGTACCATCAGGATTGTAGATATCACAAATTAATCGGGCAACTTTTCCATGTTCGCTTTCCCATGGGAAAATCATCCATGTGGCTAAATCTGGATAAAGATACATATCACTTTCTTCAATACGTACGAAGCCCTCAATTGAAGAGCCGTCGAACATCATCTTATTTTCCAATACCTTATCTAATTGACTGATTGGAACTTCTACATTTTTTATGACACCAAGAATATCGGTAAACATCAAACGTAAAAAGCGGACATTTTCTTTTTTGGCAATTTCTTTAATTTCGGCTACGGTATTGCTCGTTTTGGTCATATTATCCCATCCTTTTATTCATTATCATCTATTAAGTGTAAGTTGAAGGAAGTCACTGAAAAAGTTGGTTTTCCTCGTTTCAGTTCGTTCCGTTCAATTTATATTGGAACTATACCAATTATTTTTTTACTTGTCAATCATTTATGTTAGAAAATGTAACATAAATCAATATTTTTTTAAAAATGATAATGATTCTCATTGATTTTAATATGAAATTTCTTGTTTTATTAAAAAATGATGTGATATAATCTTACATAACGAAAAGAACGAAACGTTTTCACGACTGTTTTTCAGAATATTCAGAAGAAGGTGGCTCCATGAAAAATGAAATGATGAAACAAACAATGTATCGTCCCAGCTTTGAAAAAGATGCTTGTGGGATGGGATTTATTGCTCAAAGAGATGGAAAAGCTTCAAGAAAATTAATCGATTATGCCTTGATGATGTTGGAACGAATGAATCATCGCGGGGGAACAGGCGCCGAAGCTGATACAGGCGATGGTGCGGGTATTCTAATGGCTATGCCGGATCGTTTCTTTCGTAAAGAAGCCTTGAAGTTAGGCGTCCATTTACCGAAACAATCAGAATATGCAGTAGCTATGTTGTTTTTACCTAAAGATAAAGAAGAAAAACATTCATTGCAACAATCAATGGTAAAAGATATTTCAGCTGCAGGATTTCGAGTGTTGTTGGAAAGAGAGGTACCTTACGCCTTTTATCAATGTGGACCTGGAGCACAAAAAGTCATGCCAAGCTTTGTTCAATTATTTATTGAAAAACCAATCGATGTAAATGCAGGTAGACAGTTCGAAGACCAACTATACCATTTGCGAAGAAGCCTCGAAAAAAGTTATCAAGCTGACGAGTTATCGATTTGTAGTTTATCCAGCCAAACGATTGTTTATAAGGGGATGTTGCATGCCTATCAAGTCGGATTATTTTTCACAGATTTACAAGATTCAGAAATGGAGACAAGTATTGCTTTAACTCATTCACGTTTCTCGACGAATACTTTTCCAAGTTGGAATCGAGCGCAACCGTTTCGCTTCTTAGCACACAATGGTGAAATCAATACGTTACGTGGTGCCGAAAACTGGATGCACAGTCATCAAATAGAAATGTACGACGAAGAAAATTCTGATTCAGCTAAATTGGAAAATTGTTTAGAATATTTGTATCGCAACGGGCGAGACATTCCGCAATCTTTAATGATGATGGTACCAGAAGCTTGGTCAAAAACGGCAAATTTATCAGAGGAGCTAACCGCTTTTAATGAATACAATGCAAGTTTCATGACCCCGTGGGATGGACCGGCTGCTTTGTGTTTTACGGATGGAAAAATGGTTGGTGCCACGTTAGATCGCAATGGATTACGCCCATCGAGGTATTGGATTACTGAAGAAGGATTAGTTGTCGTAGCTTCAGAGTCTGGTGTAGTTGATTTACCAGCAGCTACGATTATTGAAAAAGGGGTGCTGGGTCCGGCTAATATGTTTTTAGTTGATACAACGACAGGGGAAATTCATCATAATAATGAAATCAAAGAGCAATATGCGAAAGCTTATCCTTATCGTAAATGGTTAACCAAACATTTACTTTCTTTAGAATCATTAACCGATGTAGAGGAAAAAAGCACCTATACCGAAGACGACATGTTGATGTTATGGAAAATGTTTGGCTATACCGATGAGATGATTCGGACCTTGATTATTCCCATGGCAGAAGAGGGAGAGGAGCCGGTCGTTTCAATGGGATTTGATTCGCCACTAGCAGTATTAAGTGAGCAACCACAATCGTTATTTACTTATTTTAAACAGCAATTTGCCCAAGTCACAAATCCGCCGATTGATGCAATTCGCGAGAAGATGGTTATCGGTACCGAGTTGTTTTTAGGTTGTGATGGCGAAATTGAAAAAGACCATCCACAAAATTGTCGGAAATTAAAAATTGAAAGTCCAATTTTAACGACTAGTGATTTTTTTAAAATTCAGCAATTAAAGCAAAAACATCAAAAAACAGTGACGCAATCGATTTTATACGATTATTCAGAGACAAAACAAAATGGTTTGTATCATGCCTTAGATGCTTTATTTAGAGAAGCAGAAGCAAAAATTGATCAAGGGGCAACTATTCTGATTTTATCCGATAGAAATGCTACGAAAGGCAAACGGCCAATTCCTATTTTATTAGCCGTTTCTGGTCTTTACAATTATTTAGTCAGACAAAGAAAAGGTGCCAAAGCATCCATTGTGGTAGATACGGCAGAAGTTTGCGAAATTCATCATTATGCCACGCTGATTGGATATGGTGCTAGCGGTATTCATCCATACGGTGCCTATGCCACGTTAGAATATTTTGACTTGAAGGATAAAGTTGAAAACTATCGCAAAGCGTGTGAAAAAGGCATCATTAAAATTATGTCACGGATGGGAATTTCGACAGTTGCAGGTTATCATGGTGCCCAATTATTTGAAGTAGTAGGTATTTCTAAGGAAGTAACTGATCAATATTTCACAGGAACGGCTTCGCGAATTGGTGGATTATCATTAGCACAAATTGAAAAAGAATATAGTTTACGCTATGAATTAGCTTTTGGTGAAAAGCATCGGGATTATTTACCATCTGGAGGCAGTTTCCAATATAAGGCGGATGGCGAACATCATTTATATAATCCCACGACGATTTATAATTTCCAAAAAGCAGTTCGTACTAATGACTATTCATTATATAAAAAATATGCCACACAAATGGATAATGAAGCCTTAGAAAATCCCACGACATTACGTTCAATGTGGATGTTTAAAAAATCCAGAACTTCAATTGCGCTAGATGAAGTAGAACCAGCCACAACGATTGTTAAACGTTTTAAAGTTGGTGCGATGTCGTATGGTTCTTTAAGTGAAGAAGCACATAAATGTATTGCAGAAGCGATGAATAATATCGGGGCAA includes:
- the gltB gene encoding glutamate synthase large subunit codes for the protein MKNEMMKQTMYRPSFEKDACGMGFIAQRDGKASRKLIDYALMMLERMNHRGGTGAEADTGDGAGILMAMPDRFFRKEALKLGVHLPKQSEYAVAMLFLPKDKEEKHSLQQSMVKDISAAGFRVLLEREVPYAFYQCGPGAQKVMPSFVQLFIEKPIDVNAGRQFEDQLYHLRRSLEKSYQADELSICSLSSQTIVYKGMLHAYQVGLFFTDLQDSEMETSIALTHSRFSTNTFPSWNRAQPFRFLAHNGEINTLRGAENWMHSHQIEMYDEENSDSAKLENCLEYLYRNGRDIPQSLMMMVPEAWSKTANLSEELTAFNEYNASFMTPWDGPAALCFTDGKMVGATLDRNGLRPSRYWITEEGLVVVASESGVVDLPAATIIEKGVLGPANMFLVDTTTGEIHHNNEIKEQYAKAYPYRKWLTKHLLSLESLTDVEEKSTYTEDDMLMLWKMFGYTDEMIRTLIIPMAEEGEEPVVSMGFDSPLAVLSEQPQSLFTYFKQQFAQVTNPPIDAIREKMVIGTELFLGCDGEIEKDHPQNCRKLKIESPILTTSDFFKIQQLKQKHQKTVTQSILYDYSETKQNGLYHALDALFREAEAKIDQGATILILSDRNATKGKRPIPILLAVSGLYNYLVRQRKGAKASIVVDTAEVCEIHHYATLIGYGASGIHPYGAYATLEYFDLKDKVENYRKACEKGIIKIMSRMGISTVAGYHGAQLFEVVGISKEVTDQYFTGTASRIGGLSLAQIEKEYSLRYELAFGEKHRDYLPSGGSFQYKADGEHHLYNPTTIYNFQKAVRTNDYSLYKKYATQMDNEALENPTTLRSMWMFKKSRTSIALDEVEPATTIVKRFKVGAMSYGSLSEEAHKCIAEAMNNIGAKSNCGEGGEHRERFKVQPNGKNYNSKIKQVASGRFGVNTEYLMNAEELQIKMAQGAKPGEGGQLPANKAFPWVAEIRGSTPGVQLISPPPHHDIYSIEDLAQLIYDLKTVNPYAKINVKLVSSTGVGTIATGVVKAGADVVVISGYDGGTGASPRTAVRDAGLPWEMGLAEAHQTLLMNNLRQRMTLETDGKLMTGRDIAVAALLGAEEYSFASLPLVAIGCVMMRVCSLNTCPVGIATQNPALRKFFVGKPEHIVNMMMYLAEDLREVMAELGFKTIDEMIGHGECLVPRFVAKGKAKSLDFSNMIGHELGIARKTVDPFLEKRQWKELDTYAQAAIEFEQPTNVQQSINNVQRTVGARMGGWIAERFGNYTLKPGLLRYTYTGIAGQSFGAFTVQGMELKLIGEANDYVAKGLSGGRLIIVPPEDASYDVENSTIVGNVACFGANRGEAYFRGFAGERFCVRNSGANVVVEGVGDHGCEYMTGGTVVILGKTGRNFGAGMSGGVAYVYDPENQFAEKCNLEMVELYRIGETEDDNQLKKLLENHFQYTDSLKAAEILQDWETTSQHFVKVYPREYHRMVAATNEMRRAGFAEEEVLAKAFEAVVGAQLSIPVGKE
- the glnA gene encoding type I glutamate--ammonia ligase, producing MTKTSNTVAEIKEIAKKENVRFLRLMFTDILGVIKNVEVPISQLDKVLENKMMFDGSSIEGFVRIEESDMYLYPDLATWMIFPWESEHGKVARLICDIYNPDGTPFAGDPRGNLKRALADMEALGFTSFNLGPEPEFFLFKLDEHGEITTDLNDQGGYFDFAPTDLGENCRRDIVLELESLGFEVEASHHEVAPGQHEIDFKYANVLEACDNIQTFKLVVKTIARKHGLHATFMPKPLYGINGSGMHCNMSLFKGEENAFYDPENEMELSATAYHFLAGLLEHARAYTAICNPTVNSYKRLVPGYEAPVYVAWSGRNRSPLIRVPESRGLSTRLELRSVDPSANPYLAMAALLQAGLDGIKQELTPTPAVNSNIYVMNEDERAAAKISDLPSTLHNALKELRKDDVIKDALGDHIFNNFLVSKRFEWDAYKQSVSEWEREQYLELY